A section of the Chelmon rostratus isolate fCheRos1 chromosome 16, fCheRos1.pri, whole genome shotgun sequence genome encodes:
- the LOC121619294 gene encoding ictacalcin-like has product MSDLNTAMALIISCFSKYAGKEGNPHTLTKAELKDLLQNELGELLGKANDKSAVERIFKELDANQDNSVDFPEFGKMIFCLTVMCHEYFICKK; this is encoded by the exons ATGTCTGACCTCAATACGGCCATGGCCCTCatcatcagctgcttcagtaAATACGCTGGCAAGGAGGGGAACCCACACACCCTGACGAAGGCAGAGCTAAAAGATCTGCTTCAGAATGAACTTGGAGAACTGCTGGGG aaAGCCAATGACAAGTCAGCAGTGGAACGCATCTTCAAGGAACTGGACGCAAACCAGGACAACAGCGTGGACTTCCCTGAATTTGGCAAGATGATCTTCTGCCTCACTGTGATGTGCCACGAGTACTTCATTTGCAAAAAATAG